In Methylobacterium sp. WL1, the sequence CTGGGCCGCGAACTGGCGAAGATCCACGCCACGCTCGACCCACGGGCGCTGCCGGGCGGGCTCGCCTTCCTGGGCGCGCCCGAACCGGATCCCGCACGAGCCGAGATCGCGCGTCTGCGCGCGAGCCTCGACGGTATCGGTGTCCGGCGCCCGGCGATCGAGTGGGGGCTGCGTTGGGGGGAGGTCCGCGCCCCGGCCTGCCCGGCGCCGACCCTCGTCCACCGGGATTTCCGGACGGGCAACTACATGGTCGACGGATCCGGCCTCACGGCCGTGCTGGACTGGGAGTTCGCCGGCTGGGGTGACCCGGATCAAGACCTCGGCTGGTTCTGCGCCGCCTGCTGGCGCTTCGGCCGGCCCGAGCGTGAGGCGGGCGGCGTCGGTTCCCGCGCGGCCTTCTACCGGGGCTACACGTCCGAGAGCGGGCGGACGGTCGATCCGGCGCGCGTGGCCTACTGGGAGGTGATGGCCCATGTGCGCTGGGCGGTGATCGCGCTGGAGCAGGGCGCGCGCCACGTCTCCGGGCGCGAGTTCTCCCTCGAACTGGCACTGACCGGCCGGATGGTGCCCGACCTGGAACGGGCGATCCTGCGGGCGACCGCCCCCGCAGCATGGAGCTGAGCATGCA encodes:
- a CDS encoding phosphotransferase family protein; the encoded protein is MDQDRLRIWLAGTLGCPDLAIADTRPLGGGSIQENRLVSCRVGDDVRAFVLRMDAAATIASSRTRAEEFRILEAVWNAGVRVPEPVAFCEDPEVIGAPFAVMGLVEGVGLGPRIAKDPSLGGDREQLAETLGRELAKIHATLDPRALPGGLAFLGAPEPDPARAEIARLRASLDGIGVRRPAIEWGLRWGEVRAPACPAPTLVHRDFRTGNYMVDGSGLTAVLDWEFAGWGDPDQDLGWFCAACWRFGRPEREAGGVGSRAAFYRGYTSESGRTVDPARVAYWEVMAHVRWAVIALEQGARHVSGREFSLELALTGRMVPDLERAILRATAPAAWS